In Kineococcus sp. NBC_00420, a single genomic region encodes these proteins:
- a CDS encoding PIG-L family deacetylase: MAVVNEGPVEFTHDGDGTPEADWLAWPGLRDLPRLSWDGVAHVLVVAAHPDDETLGAGGLLATAAARGLPLDVLVLTDGEASHPASSTTTPDRLAEVRAVEVARAVALTAPDARVHRAQIPDGTLTAAPARVRDAVHHLLRPGTLLISPWSGDAHPDHDTAGLVCAELAVTAGVRCLQYPVWAWHWAHPGDHRIPWTAGVRLDLDPVARGQKGAALAEHVSQTRPLSELPGDEVLLPPAVQQHFDRDVEVFLVPDGQERTGSLGVEFFDGFYTENGDDPWGFEDRWYEQRKRALTAAVLPRRRFTSVLEIGCSAGVFSVDLAARCDRLLALDIAASAVRQARDRVTAAGFGDTVETRVARVPQEFPAGEFDLVVLSEVAYYCGPADLADLLARATAALSADGVLVACHWRHLVQGYPLTGDEVHRVLRATPELTVLAHHEEEDFLLDVLVRPPATSVARAGGLTP; encoded by the coding sequence ATGGCCGTCGTGAACGAGGGACCCGTCGAGTTCACCCACGACGGCGACGGGACACCCGAAGCGGACTGGCTGGCGTGGCCCGGCCTGCGCGACCTCCCGCGGTTGTCCTGGGACGGCGTCGCGCACGTGCTCGTCGTCGCCGCCCACCCCGACGACGAGACCCTCGGCGCCGGCGGGCTCCTCGCCACCGCCGCCGCCCGCGGCCTGCCCCTGGACGTCCTGGTCCTCACCGACGGCGAGGCGTCGCACCCCGCGTCGTCCACCACGACCCCCGACCGCCTCGCCGAGGTCCGTGCCGTGGAGGTCGCCCGCGCCGTCGCCCTGACCGCGCCGGACGCCCGGGTGCACCGGGCGCAGATCCCCGACGGGACGCTGACGGCAGCCCCCGCTCGCGTGCGCGACGCGGTGCACCACCTGCTCCGGCCCGGAACCCTGCTGATCAGCCCGTGGTCCGGGGACGCCCACCCCGACCACGACACCGCCGGCCTGGTCTGCGCGGAACTGGCCGTCACCGCCGGCGTCCGCTGCCTGCAGTACCCGGTGTGGGCGTGGCACTGGGCGCACCCCGGTGACCACCGGATCCCGTGGACGGCCGGTGTCCGCCTCGACCTCGACCCCGTCGCCCGCGGGCAGAAGGGCGCCGCCCTCGCCGAGCACGTCTCGCAGACACGACCGTTGTCCGAACTCCCGGGGGACGAGGTCCTGCTGCCGCCCGCCGTCCAGCAGCACTTCGACCGGGACGTCGAGGTCTTCCTGGTCCCCGACGGGCAGGAACGCACCGGGAGCCTCGGCGTGGAGTTCTTCGACGGCTTCTACACCGAGAACGGCGACGACCCCTGGGGTTTCGAGGACCGCTGGTACGAGCAGCGCAAACGTGCCCTCACCGCTGCGGTGCTGCCCCGGCGGAGGTTCACGTCCGTCCTCGAGATCGGCTGCAGCGCAGGGGTCTTCAGCGTCGACCTCGCCGCCCGGTGCGACCGGCTCCTCGCCCTCGACATCGCTGCGTCCGCCGTCCGGCAGGCCCGGGACCGCGTCACCGCCGCGGGTTTCGGTGACACCGTCGAGACCAGGGTGGCCCGGGTCCCGCAGGAGTTCCCCGCCGGGGAGTTCGACCTCGTCGTCCTGTCCGAGGTCGCCTACTACTGCGGACCGGCCGACCTCGCCGACCTCCTCGCCCGCGCCACGGCCGCGTTGAGCGCGGACGGGGTGCTCGTCGCCTGCCACTGGCGACACCTCGTCCAGGGTTACCCGCTGACCGGCGACGAGGTCCACCGCGTGCTGCGCGCCACCCCGGAACTCACCGTCCTCGCCCACCACGAGGAGGAGGACTTCCTGCTCGACGTCCTCGTCCGACCCCCCGCGACCTCCGTCGCCCGGGCCGGTGGACTGACCCCGTGA
- a CDS encoding GAF and ANTAR domain-containing protein, whose product MDVRADAVAAAVNDVAQVLADHGEALDLAHRLVHHCARLLSASAVGLVVEDGDGHLQPLAATSDDVRGVEVVQLQTGQGPCLDAYRTGQVVSVPTAAELTARWPEFARSAREAGVMAVHSVPVGSGGRTIGALNLFRDHEGPYSAVESDVAHAMASFGAIGLTQLEHVAEGARVRAQLQEALDSRIVLEQAKGALAERYRCHPDEAFQRLRARARAERRRLRDVAQEIVDDLDPVDGVLRRAGQV is encoded by the coding sequence GCGGTCGCCGCGGCGGTCAACGACGTCGCCCAGGTGCTCGCCGACCACGGTGAGGCGCTGGACCTCGCCCACCGCCTCGTGCACCACTGCGCCCGGCTGCTGTCGGCCAGCGCGGTCGGTCTGGTCGTCGAGGACGGCGACGGGCACCTGCAACCGCTGGCCGCCACGTCCGACGACGTCCGCGGCGTCGAAGTCGTGCAGCTGCAGACGGGCCAGGGCCCCTGCCTGGACGCCTACCGCACGGGGCAGGTCGTCTCGGTCCCCACCGCGGCCGAGCTCACCGCCCGCTGGCCCGAGTTCGCCCGCAGCGCCCGCGAGGCCGGGGTGATGGCGGTCCACAGCGTTCCGGTCGGGAGCGGCGGTCGGACCATCGGGGCCCTGAACCTCTTCCGCGACCACGAGGGTCCCTACTCGGCGGTCGAGTCCGACGTCGCCCACGCGATGGCCTCGTTCGGGGCCATCGGCCTCACTCAGCTCGAGCACGTCGCCGAAGGGGCGCGGGTGCGGGCCCAGCTGCAGGAGGCCCTCGACAGCCGGATCGTGCTGGAACAGGCCAAGGGTGCGCTCGCGGAGCGCTACCGCTGCCACCCCGACGAGGCGTTCCAGCGGCTCCGGGCCCGGGCCCGGGCCGAGCGACGGCGACTGCGCGACGTCGCCCAGGAGATCGTCGACGACCTGGACCCGGTGGACGGTGTGCTCCGACGCGCCGGGCAGGTCTGA